GCCGGCGCGTGGTGCCCACCTGCTCCGCCCTGGGGCCCCTGCCGACGTCGGTCACCACGGTCGCCACCGTACCGGCACCGCGCGGAAGCCCCCGACGACCAGGTCTTCGACCCGCTCGGGCACCGCGGGGTCGGCGTGGGGGTGCCGGTCCGCCTCGTGTCCCACGGAAGCCTCCTGCGCGTCGTATCCGCCGGCCCATAGTGAAACGACGGGAGTATCGCTAAGTCAAGCGATTGATTTAAATTTGCGCCCCTTCGGCATCGACGCCTCCCGGCGGACACCGCGTGGGCGGTCACCGCCGCCCTGCTGCCGCGCGAACTGAGGTCGGTTGACCGCATTCCGGGCGGGGGAGAGCTGTGGCACGCTGACCGGCGGGCGAGCGGAACTTCAACGGAGAGGCGGGAAACCCGTGCGCGGAACCCCACGACGTGTCGCTGTCGGCCTGCTCGCCCTGGCCCTGCTGGGCGTGACCGCCCCGGGCGGCGCGTCCGCCGCGCCCGCCGAACTGGGCCTGGACTACACGTGCGCGACGTCCCTCGGCCCGCGGGTGCCGGTGCGGGTGCAGGTCAGGGCGGGGCTGCCCGACGAGGTGTCCGGGCAGCCGAACACCGTCGCCTACTACGAACCCGCCTACGTCGACGTGGACCTGGCCTTCGGCGGTGCGGCGGCGCTCGGCGCGGCCGCGGTGCGCATCGACGGCGACAGCACCGCGACGCTCGGCGCGACCTTCACCGGTCCCGGCGGGACGCAGGCGGCCGAGGCGGCGCTGACCTTCGCGCCCACCAAGGTCACCGGCGGGGCGGTGCCCCGCGCGGCGGGCGGCTTCCCGGCGCTGTACTTCCACCAGGCGGGCCAGTACGCCGTCCACCTGGGCGACCTCGCGCTGTCCCTGCGGCCGGAACGGGCGGACGGGACGCCCCTGGGCGTGGTCACCGCGACCTGCTCCCACGACCCGGCGGCCGACGACCGGCTGGCCACCCTGACCTCCCACAGCATCATCATCGAGCGGCCGGTGCGCCCGACCCAGCTGCGCGTGACCGCGACGACGCCCACCAGCGCGTCGTTCTCCTGGTACTCGTCCCCGTGGTGGTTCGAGACCGCCGGCTACGAGATCTACCTCGACGACGTGAAGGTCGCCTTCGTCACCGAGAAGCAGGCGACCCTCACCGGGCTGGCGCCGGACAGCCAGCACCGGGTGAAGGTCGTGACCCGCGACGTCGGCGGCTTCTCGTCGACGAAGAGCCAGGGCCTGGTCTTCGCCACGCCGCCGGCGCGCTGACCGCGGACGAGGGCCGGCCTCGTCGTCCGGGACTCCCGCGCCGTCGATCGCGCGGCTGGTCGCGGCGGACGCCGTGCGGGCCGTGGTCCACGACTTCACCGCACGCGGCCTGGCGGCGCTGGACCCCGGGTGGGCGGGGGGGCCGTCGCTCGACGGAACCCGGAAGCCTCCGACGACCCGGACTTCGACGCCGAACCCGACCGCATCGACGAGGTCCTGACCCGCTTCCCACGGCGGTGTTCCGCCTTCGACCGGTTCAGGCCGCTGCCCGTCCGACCGCACCACGGCTGCTACTCCGTCGGCGACGACAGGCCCATGGACGATCCTCGAGCAGCCTGACCAACCCGGCGACCCCATGTGGTCAACGCACCAGGCGCCGCTCTGGACGTCGAAAAGGGGGAACTCCGCCGCGGTGCCGATGGGCAACGGCGGTGCGGCGCCAGACCTTGTTTCTTGACTTCCAATCAAGAGAGATCTAGCGTTCGCGTCACCAGCTCTTGATTGCAAGTCAAGAGCCGCGGGTGAGCTGAACAGGGTGGGCGATGGACACTTCGGCGGCGAAGGACAGCCGCACTGCGTCGGTGCGGCGGGACGTGTGGTTCGAGTCCGAGGGCGTGCGGTGCGCGGCGTGGCTGTACACGCCGACAGCGGGGGGCGGGCCCCGGCCGTTGGTGGTCATGGCGCACGGGTTGGGTGCGGTGCGGGAGTGGCGGTTGGACGCGTTCGCGGAGCGCTTCGCCGCGCAGGGGTGGATGGTGCTGGTGTTCGACTACCGGTACCTGGGGGCCAGCGGGGGATCTCCTCGGCAGTTGCTCGACATCGGCGACCAGCTCGACGACTGGCGGGCGGCACTGGCCTACGGCCGGTCCCTGCCGGAGGTCGACCCGGACCGGATCGCGGTGTGGGGGACCTCGTTCGGCGGCGGGCACGTGCTGCGGGTCGCGAGCGAGGACCACGGCGTGGCCGCCGTGGTGGCCCAGTGCCCGTTCACCGACGGTCCGGCGTCGTTGATCTCCCGGTTCCGGTCCGGCCCGTTGAGCGTGGTCGGGCTCGTCATCGCCGCCGTGCTCGATGTGCTCGGGTCGGTGTTCGGCGCGAAGCCGGTGCTGGCCCCGGTGGTCGGGGTGTGGTGGATGCCCGCCTTCCTGGTGTCGCCGACCGCGATCGCCGCGGCGTCCAGGCTGATACCGGCGGGGTCCCGGCTCTCGCCTCGCACCGCCCGGGTCCTCGCCCGGGTCCCCGCCGTGGGCAAGGGGTTGTCCCCGACCGTCGAGACGGGCGGGCAGCCGTTCCGCCCCGGCGACACCGCTGTCGGCCGCGACACGATCTGGGGTGTCATGACGGGCCCGGACGGTGGCGGCGCCAGCGCCAACGCGATCGCGGCCCGGCTCGCGTTGCGGTTGCCGCTGTACCGGCCGGGCAAGGACCTGCGCAAGATCGCCGCGGCGACCCTGTTGTGCGTGTGCGACGACGACCGCGCCGCCCCCGCGCGCACCACGGCCCGCCTTGCGGCCGGGCAGGACCACGTCCAGGTCAACCACTACGACGGCGACCACTTCGACATCTACGTCGGTGATCTGTTCGAGCGCGCCGTCGCGGACCAGATCCGGTTCCTCGCAGCCCGGTTCACGGCCGCGGCGGGCCGGTAGCCGACCCGCCCCGTCACCCGGGGCCGGGGGAGCCCGGCACGGCGGCGATGCCGCGGGCACTGCGCACCAACGTCTCGACGACGGCGCGATCGCCCACGGCATCGCCCGCGTGCGTCAGCATCCCCTCGACGACGAACACCCCGATCCGGGTCATCGCGTCCTGCTCGGTCTCCGGCACGCCCAACGCCGCCAGGTGCCACC
This portion of the Saccharothrix syringae genome encodes:
- a CDS encoding fibronectin type III domain-containing protein, which translates into the protein MRGTPRRVAVGLLALALLGVTAPGGASAAPAELGLDYTCATSLGPRVPVRVQVRAGLPDEVSGQPNTVAYYEPAYVDVDLAFGGAAALGAAAVRIDGDSTATLGATFTGPGGTQAAEAALTFAPTKVTGGAVPRAAGGFPALYFHQAGQYAVHLGDLALSLRPERADGTPLGVVTATCSHDPAADDRLATLTSHSIIIERPVRPTQLRVTATTPTSASFSWYSSPWWFETAGYEIYLDDVKVAFVTEKQATLTGLAPDSQHRVKVVTRDVGGFSSTKSQGLVFATPPAR
- a CDS encoding alpha/beta hydrolase — translated: MDTSAAKDSRTASVRRDVWFESEGVRCAAWLYTPTAGGGPRPLVVMAHGLGAVREWRLDAFAERFAAQGWMVLVFDYRYLGASGGSPRQLLDIGDQLDDWRAALAYGRSLPEVDPDRIAVWGTSFGGGHVLRVASEDHGVAAVVAQCPFTDGPASLISRFRSGPLSVVGLVIAAVLDVLGSVFGAKPVLAPVVGVWWMPAFLVSPTAIAAASRLIPAGSRLSPRTARVLARVPAVGKGLSPTVETGGQPFRPGDTAVGRDTIWGVMTGPDGGGASANAIAARLALRLPLYRPGKDLRKIAAATLLCVCDDDRAAPARTTARLAAGQDHVQVNHYDGDHFDIYVGDLFERAVADQIRFLAARFTAAAGR